One Vicia villosa cultivar HV-30 ecotype Madison, WI linkage group LG5, Vvil1.0, whole genome shotgun sequence genomic window, TCAGAACTACAATAGTTTCTCTGCAACTTCAGGATGTCATCCATTACATCTCCATAAACaccattttttttaaacttctttGCAAAAAGTTGTAAAAACCGAACAGTAAGAAGTAAATCATGCTTGCTCAATCATATTCGATTATACTCCCCCATTAGAATCCATATTGAGAAAACCAATTTTGGCATCCTTCATCCAACGCGGAAATACCACACTACGAGGAATGTGATCCATATGCTCTTCTTTGATGACGTAAAATATGTGTGAACATGGAATTCCGCGAGAGTCAAACAATTTACACGAACACCGCAATGTTTTACCTAAAGGATCATACACAACTTCTCTTTCATAACCATCCTCACAATATTTTGTCAACTTATAAACTTTCAATTCTCCTTCTATTAATCGCTCCTTTACAATTAATGCACTAGGCTTCATTATTTCTTCTTTTACTTCTTTAAAAATCTCTATTGTATAAGTTTTAGCAGCGTCGCTTTCAATCGGACGAAGATGAGTTGTCAACACAGGATCTGAAAACTTCGATTTAAAATCAGCAACAAGTTCATTATTTTTGTAATCCCTCAAAGCTTGTTCAAAATTatgcataaattcaaaaatgcaccCTTTCTTCTGTACATAAGACTTGATTATTGCATTGACAGCTTCACGCTGAGATGTAGTTCTTATACAACCAAAAAACTTATCATGTAGATATGCAATAGCCCAGAGTGACTTGTTCTCATATGTTTTGGCAACCCAAGCTTTTCCTTCAAGTTCATTCTCTTTAACCATCTCCCACCAAAATTCTTTAAACTGCTCTGTTGTAAAATTTGAGTATATTGCATTTTTAAAACCATCAATAAATTGTGAACTCTTTACATTTTCACCTCCATTCTTGTTTAAATGCCAAGCACACAACTGATGGGTCGCATCAGGATAAAATTTTTTTATAGCCTCCCTCATAGCCCCGTCTCCATCTGTTACAACTGCTTCTGGATATTTATTTTCCATGCAGTCTAAGAAACACTTCAACAACCACTTATACGTCTCTGCCGTTTCGTCCGACACCAATGCAGCACCGAATATTGTGAGTGGTGGTTGCAACCAGAAAATATAACCAAGGGATAATTATATTTGTTCTTCTTGTAAGTTGTGTCAAATGCAAGAACATCACCAAAACAGATATAGTTCGATCTACTAACGCCGTCTGCCCAAAAAAGTGACTTCAATCTTCCATCACTATTGACACAATATTCTGCATAAAGCATAGGATCCGTAGATGATTTCACTTTGAGATAATTTAAGGCATCATCAACATCACCATCCTTAATAACATCACGCATTTTTTTGTCGGAATAATTGTACAAATCTTTCTTTGTAAAACCAACATCATTATATCCACCCTTTTGAGCAACCATGTACCCCATTATATGACACGTTTTGATACCATGTGATTGAAGACTGCCAATTTGAGCTCTATTTGCCTCAGATATTTGATGGTAACCGGGGTGTAAATGCACAAACTTTGTCGGGGTTAATTCATGGTTATGAGCCTCTTCAAGAAATGACACAACATATTTCCCTTTTTTCTTATTGTAATGCACACGGAGCCTAGATTTGCAACTAGTACGGGTTGTACATCGGTGTTCTCTTTCCCTATCTAACCTAGCCAAGTGCTTCTTGTCTCTTAATCCATTTTTGTTACATACAAACTGCCTCATCACTACTATTTCACTACTTTCGGGCCCTCATCACCTAACATCGTTTTTCCTAATGGCAAAAGCTTTACATCTTCCATACTTATAATAAAATTCACAAGCTTCTCCCACAGTtcctgtaacgccccagactactttcgggatgatcgactgaccccacaaaccaacacgagtcttttcaacatgctttgacctcactcgcacgctttccaggaaacttcccagaaggtcacccatcccaatactactccaagtcaagcaagcttaactatggagttcttatggaatgagctaccgaaaagaagatgcatcttgttggtataggtagtacccatcaatccttataagctttccttcaaccatgcagtcccatacctgcctggccttaggattcctctcattccgatgtggcgaccaccattgTCCACTTCGGCCTTAGGTGTTCCATGTGGttcaaccacccctcgccttcttcggcctcaggtgttacatgcccaccagcttctgcatggttcgtcctcgaaccacatcgtacggggagaggtctggctctgataccatttgtaacgccccagactactttcgggatgatcgattGACCCCACAAAAAAACACGAGTCTTTTcaacatgctttgacctcactcgcacgctttccgggaaacttcccagaaggtcacccatcccaatactactccaagtcaagcacgcttaactatggagttcttatggaatgagctaccgaaaagaatatgcatcttgttggtataggtagtacccatcaatccttataagctttccttcaaccatgcagtcccatacctgcctggccttaggattcctctcattccgatgtggcgatcACCATTGCCCACTTCGGCcttaggtgttccatgcggtgcaaccacccctcgccttcttcggcctcaggtgttacagtTCCAAATTCCATAGAACAAATTTCATATGAAGTAATGGAATTTAAACTCACCAATCTATCAACTACAACTGTTTGGCTATTCGACAACTCCGTTCCAACCAATTCCTCACAACTATGTTCATCAGAACTATTTTCATCAGAACTATATTCATCACACCTATATTCATCATCAAAagaatcagtttgaagattgtTCAAATCCACCCCAACAGATTCCCCATTGTTATCCATCTGAAATCGGCCAATATATAACACAACATAAGTTAACCCCAATCATAAAACCATAATTCCCACCTTGAAATGAAATCAtcaaaatacaatcaatcataaaACCTAATTCCCTAATTACAGATTACAACATCAACCATATaagaaattgaaataattaaatattaatcctTAATACCTTAGCTCGGCTATCAATACGAACTGTGTGAGCAGAGCGATTGTATTTAATGATATTGAACTTCCGTTTTTGTAACGGGAAGATGAAGCGTGTGTTTGGCATTCCGATAAAAAACGAAAAAGCACGGTGCAGAGTTACGAAGGTGGCGGTGAAATGCTTGGCAAACGTACGGTGTTTGTGGTGAAAACCTTTGCAAACGTACGGTGGTAGTGGTGAAAAGTTATTGTTGGTTGGAGAAAGAAGACGAATACGAACTTGTTGAAGAAGCTGaagttttatgaaaaaaattcattaattttgatttctgaaatatttaaaaaaaaaaacaattgaaagGTTAGGGGTTTAGTTTCAAATATGTTGGGACTTAATTGTAATATTCAGAAATATGACATTACATAATAAGTTGATCCTAGGTGGCATTTAGGATTTGAAGGACACTTGTGATTGGCCAGAATTGTGACTGCACAAAAAAGTTAAAATGACAACTTCACCATAGAATTCTCCGGTTATTAAAAGGGGGTCACATGATTATTGTTATCACTATGCAATAAAACGTCAAAATGGCATTGTCACTCTGTAAATCCAAAATGTAATCCAAAATTGCAATGCAGTAGAGGTCGTTGCGACGTAAATTTATATTTATGAacctaaaatattatattttatgtattttagatTTCACATGTCTtctattttctctttaattttcatATATACATCTCTTAAAAATTCGCCATCATTTTTAATATCACTAATCTTTTTAAAAGATACCTTAAATCTATCATATAAATAGAAAGGAAggtaaatcaaataatttttgtgAGCATTAAATAATCTCTTGCGACCTAATGCAATTTGATGCAGCCTGATGTAGCTGTTGCGGTGTTACGATGCAATCGTTGCAGCGTTACGATGCGGTACGTTTTTATTGTAATTTgcaatcacaccataattacaGCCTAATACGGATACAGACACTACCACAACTGCAACATTGCAGTCGCATCACGTGATCCGGTCCGCAATTTAAAACTATGGTAACTATCTAATTTAACAAACACaactcaaataattaattaataaaacacattaattagAATAAACGCATAAAGTGACATACATAACAACATTACAAATACTGCATATACATTTACATGCGCAGTTTATTTATAGAAACTGGATCGGTCACTAAATTGATTGTAttgaacaatatatatatatatatatatatatatatatatatatatatatatatatatatatatatatatatatatatatatatatatatatatatatatatatatatatatatatatatatatatatatatatatatatatatatatatatatatatatatatatatatatcatatgagaatgaatatgaaccattgaattttaaaataaatggtggagattatgggtgaatattttttttctctctcctacatcatttatttcaaaatgtaggagagagaaaaaaaattcacccataatctccaccatttattttaaaatccaatggtatatatatatatatatatatatatatatatatatatatatatatatatatatatatatatatatatatatatatatatatatatatatattgtaaacaactaaattattattattgttaactttttatatagaaaaataaatttaatataaaatattaataaaaacattttttctaTTTATCGATAACAGTTTAATAAAACTTATCTGTGCATCGCGCGGAAAGCCGTCTAGTTTCCCTACTTAATAAGTTAATATCTAAACTAGAGTACATTTAATTAGAGTATTAACAATCTTATCATATACTGAACTaactttttattatatatttgaaagaatgaataattattgaaaatttctttacccacctccctataggGGTCACcaccagcgaaaaccccactttactcctgcttcggaaatgcatttccgaagtatttttttttaaaaattttcagacttcggaagtgcatctccgaaaacaccaaatggggggtgttttcgaagatgcacttccgaaaacaccttttttcagattttggggga contains:
- the LOC131604411 gene encoding protein FAR1-RELATED SEQUENCE 5-like, yielding MRQFVCNKNGLRDKKHLARLDREREHRCTTRTSCKSRLRVHYNKKKGKYVVSFLEEAHNHELTPTKFVHLHPGYHQISEANRAQIGSLQSHGIKTCHIMGYMVAQKGGYNDVGFTKKDLYNYSDKKMRDVIKDGDVDDALNYLKVKSSTDPMLYAEYCVNSDGRLKSLFWADGVSRSNYICFGDVLAFDTTYKKNKYNYPLVIFSGCNHHSQYSVLHWCRTKRQRRISGC
- the LOC131604410 gene encoding protein FAR1-RELATED SEQUENCE 5-like; this translates as MENKYPEAVVTDGDGAMREAIKKFYPDATHQLCAWHLNKNGGENVKSSQFIDGFKNAIYSNFTTEQFKEFWWEMVKENELEGKAWVAKTYENKSLWAIAYLHDKFFGCIRTTSQREAVNAIIKSYVQKKGCIFEFMHNFEQALRDYKNNELVADFKSKFSDPVLTTHLRPIESDAAKTYTIEIFKEVKEEIMKPSALIVKERLIEGELKVYKLTKYCEDGYEREVVYDPLGKTLRCSCKLFDSRGIPCSHIFYVIKEEHMDHIPRSVVFPRWMKDAKIGFLNMDSNGGV